Proteins encoded together in one Pseudomonas sp. ADAK13 window:
- a CDS encoding DUF2790 domain-containing protein → MNLKATYAACLFAALTGLSVAAHAETTASQPDIHQVVSISEEAGGALCGIVNSHLIYLDSEGQRHVLDYRKFASNCLEGS, encoded by the coding sequence ATGAATCTCAAAGCTACCTATGCCGCCTGCCTGTTTGCCGCACTCACTGGCCTGAGCGTTGCCGCCCATGCCGAAACCACCGCCAGCCAGCCGGACATCCACCAGGTGGTGTCGATCTCCGAAGAGGCCGGCGGCGCCCTGTGCGGCATCGTCAACTCGCACCTGATTTACCTCGACTCCGAGGGCCAGCGCCACGTACTCGACTACCGAAAATTTGCCAGCAACTGCCTTGAAGGCAGCTGA
- a CDS encoding isopenicillin N synthase family dioxygenase, translating to MSHPLAIHTLPLLDLALLDGTPAQRGQFLDDLRHAARHIGFFYLTGHGIDADLLTRVQQQARQFFALPEADKLAVGMINSPHFRGYNRAASEITRGQPDLREQFDLGAEREPLQQGPNSPAWSRLQGPNQWPAALPELKPLLLAWQQAMTQMSLRLLRAFAQALSLPENAFDPLYGDKPNEHIKLIRYPGRHARQSRQGVGAHKDSGFLSFLLQDQQAGLQVEVEEGRWIDALPRPDTLVVNIGELLELATNGYLRATVHRVESPPLGRERLSLAFFLGAQLDAVVPVYQLPPELLRDAHGPTSDPRNPLLRDVGWNYLKGRLRSHPDVAQRFYADATIPQALSA from the coding sequence ATGTCGCACCCGCTGGCAATCCATACCTTGCCCTTGCTGGACCTGGCGCTGCTCGATGGCACGCCGGCCCAGCGCGGGCAGTTTCTCGATGACCTGCGCCACGCGGCGCGGCATATCGGTTTTTTCTACCTCACCGGCCACGGCATCGACGCCGATTTGCTCACTCGGGTGCAGCAGCAGGCCCGGCAGTTCTTCGCCTTGCCGGAGGCTGACAAACTCGCCGTCGGCATGATCAATTCCCCGCACTTTCGCGGCTATAACCGCGCCGCCTCGGAGATCACCCGTGGGCAGCCGGACCTGCGTGAGCAGTTCGACCTCGGCGCCGAGCGCGAGCCGTTGCAACAAGGCCCGAACTCACCGGCCTGGTCGCGCCTGCAAGGCCCCAACCAATGGCCCGCTGCTTTGCCCGAACTCAAGCCCTTGTTGCTGGCCTGGCAGCAGGCGATGACGCAGATGTCGTTGCGCCTGCTACGGGCCTTTGCCCAGGCCTTGTCCCTGCCGGAAAACGCCTTCGACCCGCTGTACGGCGACAAGCCCAACGAGCACATCAAGCTGATCCGCTACCCCGGCCGGCATGCCCGGCAAAGTCGCCAGGGCGTGGGTGCCCACAAGGATTCGGGGTTTCTCAGCTTCCTGCTGCAAGACCAGCAAGCCGGCCTGCAAGTGGAAGTGGAGGAGGGCCGCTGGATCGACGCCTTGCCGCGCCCCGACACCCTGGTGGTGAACATCGGCGAATTGCTGGAACTGGCCACCAACGGCTACCTGCGTGCCACGGTGCACCGGGTCGAATCGCCGCCGTTGGGCCGCGAGCGCCTGTCCCTGGCGTTTTTCCTCGGTGCGCAACTGGACGCGGTGGTGCCGGTGTATCAGCTGCCGCCCGAGTTGCTGCGCGATGCCCACGGCCCCACCAGTGACCCGCGTAACCCGCTGCTGCGGGACGTCGGCTGGAACTACCTCAAGGGCCGCCTGCGTTCCCACCCGGATGTCGCCCAGCGTTTTTACGCCGACGCCACGATTCCCCAAGCCCTGTCCGCCTGA
- a CDS encoding IS110 family transposase yields MDHDSAFVGIDVSKNKLDSFVSTTGQVEQFFNTQEDIQRLAKHLKAQEPVLVVLEATGGYERLAAAELCAAGLPVVVVNPRQVRDFAKATGRLAKTDALDAQVIAEFAQAVKPEIREIPDEHARELADLLTRRRQLIDMIVAEESRLKQAVFKALRRDIKAHIVWLQKRLKSTDDDLHEAIKASPAWKANYDLLREVSGVGNVLALSLLAMVPELGKVNRKQVAALVGVAPFNCDSGLYKGRRRIWGGRAEVRSVLYMAVLSSKSHNPVIERFYNHLLAAGKTKKVALVACMRKLLTILNAMVRDQKHFAEMA; encoded by the coding sequence ATGGACCATGACTCTGCGTTCGTCGGAATTGATGTTTCCAAAAACAAGCTCGACTCATTCGTCAGCACTACTGGCCAAGTCGAACAGTTTTTCAATACTCAAGAAGATATCCAGCGTTTAGCTAAACATCTCAAGGCTCAGGAGCCGGTTTTGGTGGTGCTGGAAGCAACTGGTGGATATGAGCGGCTTGCCGCTGCCGAGCTTTGTGCTGCTGGATTACCCGTTGTTGTTGTCAATCCCCGTCAGGTTCGTGATTTCGCCAAGGCGACCGGTAGGCTGGCGAAAACCGACGCTCTGGATGCCCAGGTGATTGCTGAGTTTGCCCAGGCGGTCAAACCCGAGATTCGGGAGATCCCAGATGAACACGCCCGTGAACTGGCGGATCTACTGACTCGACGCCGTCAGCTCATCGATATGATCGTGGCGGAAGAGTCTCGACTGAAACAGGCGGTATTCAAGGCACTTCGACGGGACATCAAGGCACATATCGTCTGGCTTCAAAAGCGCCTTAAAAGCACAGACGATGACTTGCACGAAGCGATCAAAGCTTCGCCGGCTTGGAAGGCCAATTATGATTTGCTGCGCGAGGTATCGGGCGTTGGCAATGTGCTCGCACTTTCGCTGCTGGCAATGGTTCCGGAGCTGGGCAAGGTTAATCGCAAACAAGTGGCTGCATTGGTTGGTGTGGCCCCTTTTAACTGCGATAGCGGCCTCTACAAAGGACGTAGACGGATATGGGGTGGTCGAGCTGAGGTGCGAAGTGTCCTTTACATGGCTGTCTTGTCCTCGAAGAGCCATAACCCGGTGATCGAGAGGTTTTACAACCATCTGCTTGCTGCAGGGAAGACGAAGAAAGTAGCGTTGGTGGCATGCATGAGAAAGTTGCTGACGATCCTGAATGCGATGGTGCGCGATCAAAAGCATTTCGCTGAAATGGCTTGA
- a CDS encoding methionine ABC transporter ATP-binding protein, translating to MIVVEQVSKTYADGQPAALDKVSLQIADGSIFGIVGRSGAGKSTLLRCLNLLERPTSGRILMDGQDLTLLSDKQLRQQRQRIGMIFQGFNLLHSRNVADNVAVPLEIAGQPKAERIARVKELLELVGLSDKAQAFPSQLSGGQKQRVGIARALAARPDYLLSDEATSALDPETTASILELLRSINRQLGVTIVLITHELEVVKAICDSAVSLANGRVVESGSLIQLQADPASSLGRSLAPNLPAVRAV from the coding sequence ATGATCGTCGTCGAGCAGGTCAGCAAGACCTACGCTGACGGGCAGCCGGCGGCGCTGGACAAGGTGTCGTTGCAGATTGCCGACGGTTCGATCTTCGGGATCGTGGGGCGTAGCGGGGCGGGCAAAAGTACCTTGCTGCGCTGCCTGAACCTGCTGGAGCGCCCGACCTCCGGGCGCATCCTCATGGATGGCCAGGACCTGACGCTGCTCAGCGACAAGCAACTGCGCCAGCAACGCCAGCGCATCGGCATGATCTTCCAGGGGTTCAACCTGCTGCATTCACGCAACGTCGCCGACAACGTGGCGGTGCCCCTGGAAATTGCCGGCCAGCCCAAGGCTGAACGCATCGCCCGGGTCAAGGAGCTGCTGGAACTGGTGGGCCTGAGTGACAAGGCCCAGGCGTTTCCTTCGCAATTGTCCGGCGGGCAGAAGCAGCGCGTGGGCATCGCCCGGGCACTGGCGGCGCGCCCGGATTATTTGCTATCGGACGAAGCCACCAGCGCCCTCGACCCGGAAACCACCGCGTCGATCCTGGAACTGCTGCGCAGCATCAATCGGCAACTGGGGGTGACCATCGTGTTGATCACCCACGAGCTGGAAGTGGTCAAGGCCATCTGCGACAGCGCGGTGTCCCTGGCCAATGGGCGCGTGGTGGAAAGCGGCAGCCTGATTCAATTGCAGGCTGATCCCGCCTCAAGCCTGGGCCGCTCACTGGCCCCCAACCTGCCGGCGGTGAGGGCGGTATGA
- a CDS encoding MetQ/NlpA family ABC transporter substrate-binding protein, with protein MLKKTALALAVLIASFDAQAAEALRVAADPIPHAQILEYVQKLDPQLQLKIIEIPNGVNSNELLAHGDVDANYFQHLPYLHSQEQALGQKFAVAATVHIEPLGIYSHRHTSFAQVPDKGTVAVPNNVTNLSRALYLLQANGLITLKPGFNDPAKDQATPKDIAENPKHLKILEIESPQIPRALDDVDLAVINGNYALEAGLSPAKDALGLEKAQGNPYANILVTTPKLQDDPRIKQLAKDLNSPEVAAFITEKYSGSVIPVAVE; from the coding sequence ATGCTCAAGAAAACAGCCCTGGCCCTGGCCGTACTGATTGCGTCGTTCGACGCCCAGGCTGCCGAGGCCCTGCGTGTGGCGGCCGACCCGATTCCCCACGCGCAAATCCTCGAATACGTGCAGAAACTTGACCCGCAGTTGCAGCTTAAAATCATCGAGATCCCCAACGGCGTGAACTCCAACGAGCTGTTGGCTCACGGTGATGTCGACGCCAACTACTTCCAGCACCTGCCCTACCTGCACTCCCAGGAACAGGCCCTCGGCCAGAAATTTGCGGTGGCGGCCACCGTGCACATTGAGCCGCTCGGCATCTATTCCCATCGCCATACCAGCTTTGCCCAGGTGCCGGACAAAGGCACCGTGGCCGTGCCCAACAACGTCACCAACCTGAGCCGTGCGCTGTACCTGCTGCAAGCCAACGGCCTGATCACGCTCAAGCCCGGCTTCAACGACCCGGCCAAGGACCAGGCCACGCCCAAGGACATCGCCGAGAACCCCAAGCACCTGAAGATCCTCGAAATCGAATCGCCACAGATCCCTCGCGCCCTGGATGACGTCGACCTCGCCGTGATCAACGGCAACTACGCGCTGGAAGCCGGTCTGTCGCCGGCCAAGGATGCCCTTGGCCTGGAAAAAGCCCAGGGCAATCCCTACGCCAATATCCTCGTGACCACGCCGAAATTGCAGGACGACCCACGGATCAAACAACTGGCCAAGGACCTGAATTCGCCGGAGGTGGCCGCGTTCATCACCGAGAAATATTCAGGCTCGGTGATTCCGGTAGCCGTCGAATGA
- the urtC gene encoding urea ABC transporter permease subunit UrtC produces MKALDKLLGGQQNLIGIVLLAVLILVVFPLTLDAFRLNMVGKYLTYAFVAVGLVLCWGYGGILSLGQGVFFGVGGYCMAMFLKLEASDPESTKIQSTPGIPDFMDWNQITQLPLLWQPFHSFSFTLFAVIAVPVLLAFIIGMALFKRRVGDVYFSIVTQAIALILTVLIVGQQGLTGGVNGITDLKTLLGWDLRGDGAKMILYFINAGLLFGCIFIGRFILASKLGRLLMAMRDKEERVRFSGYDVASFKIFVFCVAAAFSAIGGAMFALQVGFMSPSFVGIVPSIEMVIFAAVGGRMSLLGAVYGALLVNYGKTYFSESFPELWLYLMGGLFIAVVMYFPNGLAGLWDSHGRQALARLLRRTPVVNVEPAKIKPKAEAKILETQP; encoded by the coding sequence ATGAAGGCTTTAGACAAGCTGCTGGGCGGCCAGCAAAACCTGATCGGCATCGTGCTGCTGGCGGTGTTGATCCTCGTGGTGTTCCCGCTGACCCTGGACGCGTTCCGGCTGAACATGGTCGGCAAGTACCTGACCTACGCGTTCGTCGCGGTGGGCCTGGTGCTGTGCTGGGGTTATGGCGGGATTCTCAGCCTCGGGCAGGGCGTGTTTTTCGGCGTCGGCGGCTATTGCATGGCGATGTTCCTGAAACTTGAGGCCTCGGACCCTGAGAGCACCAAGATCCAGTCCACCCCGGGCATACCGGACTTCATGGACTGGAACCAGATCACCCAGCTGCCGTTGCTCTGGCAACCGTTCCACAGTTTCTCGTTCACCCTGTTTGCGGTGATCGCCGTGCCGGTGCTGCTGGCATTCATCATCGGTATGGCGCTGTTCAAGCGGCGGGTGGGCGATGTGTATTTCTCCATCGTCACCCAGGCGATTGCACTGATCCTCACGGTGCTGATCGTCGGCCAGCAAGGCCTCACCGGTGGCGTCAACGGCATCACCGACCTCAAGACCCTGCTGGGCTGGGACCTGCGCGGTGACGGCGCGAAGATGATCCTGTACTTCATCAACGCCGGCCTGCTGTTTGGCTGCATTTTCATCGGCCGCTTTATCCTCGCCTCGAAGCTTGGCCGGCTGTTGATGGCCATGCGCGACAAGGAAGAGCGGGTGCGTTTTTCCGGGTATGACGTGGCCAGTTTCAAGATCTTCGTGTTCTGCGTGGCGGCGGCGTTCTCGGCGATTGGCGGCGCGATGTTTGCCTTGCAGGTGGGCTTTATGTCGCCGTCGTTCGTGGGCATCGTGCCGTCGATCGAAATGGTGATTTTTGCCGCGGTCGGCGGGCGCATGTCGCTGCTGGGGGCAGTGTACGGCGCGTTGCTGGTGAACTACGGCAAGACCTACTTTTCCGAATCCTTCCCCGAGCTGTGGCTGTACCTGATGGGCGGGCTGTTTATCGCCGTGGTCATGTACTTCCCCAACGGCCTGGCCGGGCTGTGGGACAGCCATGGTCGCCAGGCGCTGGCCAGACTGCTGCGCCGCACACCGGTGGTAAACGTCGAACCGGCGAAGATCAAGCCCAAGGCTGAAGCCAAGATCCTGGAGACACAGCCATGA
- a CDS encoding ATP-binding protein, which translates to MTLSFRWPRTLAAQLSVIFIVSLLCANALSFSAQFYERYMSARSVMLGNLENDVSTSIAILDRLPAAERASWLPRLDRNAYRYLLNAGEPGEPMASDDVPMAATSISDALGEHYPLTFRDIPGLQKHFQAHLTLADGSPVTIDVYPKPIPFAFWLPVVLVLQLLVLLVCTWVAVRIAIRPLTRLARAVETLDPNAHPTPLDETGPTEVAHAAAAFNEMQKRIAEYLKERMQILAAISHDLQTPITRMKLRAEFMEDSVDREKLWSDLGEMEHLVREGVAYARSVHGATEASHRINLDAFLDSLVFDYQDMNKQVSLSGKSAVVLDTRPHALRRVLVNLVDNALKFAGAAQMEVGSTSSGELSIKVLDRGPGIAEDELVQVMQPFYRVESSRNRGTGGTGLGLAIAQQLAVAIGGELTLSNRDGGGLCAEVRLVL; encoded by the coding sequence ATGACCCTTTCGTTTCGCTGGCCGCGCACCCTGGCGGCGCAACTGTCGGTGATTTTCATCGTCAGCCTGCTGTGCGCCAACGCCCTGTCGTTCAGCGCGCAGTTCTATGAGCGCTACATGAGCGCCCGCAGCGTGATGCTGGGCAACCTGGAGAACGACGTATCCACGTCCATCGCGATCCTCGACCGCCTGCCCGCCGCCGAGCGCGCCAGTTGGCTGCCGCGCCTCGACCGCAACGCCTACCGCTACCTGCTGAATGCCGGCGAACCCGGCGAGCCGATGGCCAGCGACGACGTGCCCATGGCCGCGACCTCGATTTCCGATGCCTTGGGCGAGCATTACCCGCTGACCTTTCGCGACATCCCAGGCCTGCAAAAACACTTCCAGGCGCACCTGACCCTGGCCGATGGCAGCCCGGTCACCATTGACGTCTACCCCAAGCCGATCCCGTTTGCGTTCTGGTTGCCGGTGGTGCTGGTGCTGCAGTTGCTGGTGCTGCTGGTCTGCACCTGGGTCGCCGTGCGTATCGCCATCCGCCCGCTGACACGCCTGGCACGGGCGGTGGAAACCCTTGACCCGAATGCACACCCTACGCCACTGGACGAAACCGGCCCCACCGAGGTGGCGCATGCGGCGGCGGCGTTCAACGAAATGCAAAAGCGAATTGCCGAGTACCTCAAGGAGCGCATGCAGATTCTGGCGGCGATCTCCCACGACTTGCAGACGCCGATCACCCGCATGAAATTGCGCGCCGAGTTCATGGAAGACTCGGTAGACCGGGAAAAGCTCTGGAGCGACCTGGGGGAAATGGAGCACCTGGTGCGCGAAGGCGTGGCCTATGCCCGCAGCGTGCATGGCGCGACCGAAGCCAGTCACCGGATCAACCTCGACGCGTTTCTCGACAGCCTGGTGTTTGATTACCAGGACATGAACAAGCAAGTCAGCCTGAGCGGCAAAAGCGCAGTGGTGCTGGATACCCGGCCCCATGCGTTGCGCCGGGTGCTGGTGAACCTGGTGGACAACGCACTGAAATTTGCCGGGGCGGCGCAGATGGAGGTGGGTTCGACATCGTCCGGGGAGCTGTCGATCAAAGTACTGGATCGGGGCCCGGGGATTGCCGAGGATGAACTGGTGCAGGTGATGCAGCCGTTTTACCGGGTGGAGAGCTCGCGCAATCGCGGCACGGGGGGCACAGGGCTGGGGCTGGCGATCGCCCAGCAACTGGCTGTGGCGATTGGCGGGGAGTTGACCCTGAGCAATCGGGATGGCGGTGGGTTGTGTGCCGAGGTTCGGCTGGTGCTGTGA
- the urtB gene encoding urea ABC transporter permease subunit UrtB has product MEWLSEFGAIAAMQGFNGLSVFCVLLLMALGLAIIFGQMGVINMAHGEFLTIGAYTTYVCSSLTAHFAPSFQPYYFFFAIALSFLVAGAVGWLVEWAMISRLYKRPLDTLLATWGLSLVMQQTFRSVFGAREVSAEPPAWLMGSVNLTDAIEIPRNGLFMMGLTLLLTGAIFVMLYRSRWGLQVRATVQNRLMSRAVGINTRKVDRMTFALGCGVAGVAGAAFTTIGSTGPTAGSQYIVDTFLVVVFGGAQSLFGTIASAFVIAQTQSLSEFFLSGSMAKVLTLSSVILILMLRPQGLFSIKVRK; this is encoded by the coding sequence ATGGAATGGCTATCGGAATTTGGAGCCATCGCGGCGATGCAGGGGTTCAACGGCTTGTCCGTGTTCTGCGTGCTGTTGCTGATGGCATTGGGACTGGCAATCATCTTCGGCCAGATGGGCGTGATCAACATGGCCCACGGCGAGTTCCTGACCATTGGCGCCTATACCACGTACGTCTGTTCCAGCCTCACCGCGCACTTTGCGCCGAGCTTCCAGCCGTATTACTTTTTCTTTGCCATTGCCCTGTCATTCCTCGTCGCCGGCGCCGTGGGCTGGCTGGTGGAATGGGCGATGATCAGCCGTTTGTACAAACGGCCGCTGGACACCTTGCTCGCCACCTGGGGCTTGTCCCTGGTGATGCAGCAAACCTTCCGCTCGGTATTCGGCGCGCGTGAAGTGAGCGCCGAACCGCCGGCCTGGCTGATGGGGTCGGTGAACCTCACCGACGCCATCGAAATCCCGCGCAACGGCCTGTTCATGATGGGCCTGACCCTGCTGCTGACCGGGGCGATCTTCGTCATGCTCTACCGCTCGCGCTGGGGCCTGCAAGTGCGCGCCACCGTGCAGAACCGCCTGATGAGCCGCGCGGTGGGCATCAATACGCGCAAGGTCGACCGCATGACCTTCGCCCTCGGTTGCGGCGTGGCGGGCGTGGCCGGTGCGGCGTTCACCACCATCGGCTCCACCGGGCCGACCGCCGGTTCGCAGTACATCGTCGACACCTTCCTGGTGGTGGTGTTTGGCGGCGCGCAAAGCCTGTTCGGCACCATCGCCTCGGCGTTCGTGATTGCCCAGACCCAATCGCTGTCGGAGTTTTTCCTAAGTGGCTCGATGGCCAAGGTGCTGACGCTGTCGTCGGTGATTCTGATCCTGATGCTGCGCCCGCAAGGGTTGTTCTCCATCAAAGTGCGCAAGTAG
- the urtD gene encoding urea ABC transporter ATP-binding protein UrtD, protein MTAVGFEMKKPVLAIEGLTVSFDGFKAVDNLNLYIDRNEVRVVIGPNGAGKTTVLDLICGKTRATSGSIQFDGQELTKMREYNIVRAGVGRKFQNPSIYENLTVFENLEMSYPAGRKVWGALFFKRNSQVIARVEEVAREIFLGDLLQQQADLLSHGQKQWLEIGMLLMQDPELLMLDEPVAGMSVNERAQTAELLKRISQGRSVLVIEHDMEFVKSIAHKVTVLHQGKVLAEGSMESVQSNPKVIEVYLGH, encoded by the coding sequence ATGACCGCCGTCGGTTTTGAAATGAAAAAACCGGTGTTGGCCATCGAAGGCCTCACCGTGTCATTCGACGGCTTCAAGGCCGTCGACAACCTCAACCTGTATATCGACCGCAATGAAGTGCGGGTGGTGATCGGCCCCAACGGCGCCGGCAAAACCACGGTACTGGACCTGATCTGCGGCAAGACCCGCGCCACCAGCGGCAGCATCCAGTTCGACGGCCAGGAACTGACCAAAATGCGCGAATACAACATCGTGCGGGCCGGCGTGGGGCGCAAGTTCCAGAACCCGTCGATCTACGAAAACCTGACGGTGTTTGAAAACCTTGAAATGTCGTATCCGGCCGGGCGCAAGGTGTGGGGCGCGCTGTTTTTCAAGCGCAACTCCCAAGTGATCGCGCGAGTCGAGGAAGTGGCCCGGGAAATCTTCCTCGGCGACTTGTTGCAACAGCAGGCCGACCTGCTGTCCCACGGGCAAAAGCAGTGGCTGGAGATTGGCATGCTGCTGATGCAAGACCCGGAGTTGTTGATGCTCGACGAGCCGGTGGCCGGCATGAGCGTTAACGAGCGCGCGCAAACCGCCGAGTTGCTCAAGCGCATCAGCCAGGGCCGCTCGGTGCTGGTGATCGAGCACGACATGGAGTTCGTCAAAAGCATTGCCCACAAGGTCACGGTGCTGCACCAGGGCAAAGTGCTGGCCGAGGGCAGTATGGAGTCGGTGCAGAGCAATCCGAAAGTCATTGAAGTGTATTTGGGCCACTGA
- the urtE gene encoding urea ABC transporter ATP-binding subunit UrtE has product MFKIDKLSCGYGQSQILHDLELNVAKREIVAVMGRNGMGKTTLFKSLMGILPQWQGQVSVDGHDVSKLETHERVERGIAYVPQGRMIFPSMSVLENIQTGLPASARGRVPEDLYALFPVLYDMRSRKGGNLSGGQQQQLAIARALATNPKVLLLDEPTEGIQPSIIKDIARTLKEIRNLRDLTIVVSEQVLSFTLEIADRFLVIEKGRFVIEETRDRVDEATISRYLSV; this is encoded by the coding sequence ATGTTCAAGATCGACAAACTGTCGTGCGGGTACGGGCAGAGCCAGATTCTTCACGACCTGGAGCTGAACGTGGCCAAGCGTGAGATCGTCGCGGTGATGGGGCGTAACGGGATGGGCAAGACCACGTTGTTCAAGAGCCTGATGGGTATTTTGCCGCAGTGGCAGGGGCAGGTGAGTGTGGATGGGCATGATGTGTCGAAGCTTGAAACCCATGAGCGGGTGGAGCGGGGGATTGCCTATGTGCCTCAGGGGCGGATGATTTTTCCCAGCATGAGTGTGTTGGAGAATATTCAGACCGGGTTGCCGGCTTCGGCTCGGGGCAGGGTGCCTGAGGATTTGTATGCGTTGTTTCCGGTGCTGTATGACATGCGTTCGCGCAAGGGTGGGAATTTGTCTGGGGGGCAGCAACAGCAGTTGGCGATTGCTCGGGCGTTGGCGACCAATCCGAAGGTGTTGTTGCTGGATGAGCCGACTGAGGGGATTCAGCCTTCGATCATCAAGGACATTGCTCGTACGCTTAAGGAGATTCGCAATTTGCGGGATTTGACGATTGTTGTTTCTGAGCAGGTGTTGTCGTTTACTTTGGAAATTGCTGATCGGTTTTTGGTGATTGAGAAGGGGAGGTTTGTGATCGAGGAAACTCGGGATCGGGTGGATGAGGCGACTATCAGTCGGTATTTGTCGGTGTGA
- a CDS encoding response regulator yields MDHVDHILIVDDDREIRELVGNYLKKNGLRTTVVADGRQMRSFLDATPVDLIVLDIMMPGDDGLQLCRELRVGKHKATPILMLTARNDETDRIIGLEMGADDYLVKPFAARELLARINAVLRRTRMLPPNLVVTESGRLIRFGRWRLDTTARHLLDEDDTLVALSGAEYRLLRVFLDHPQRVLNRDQLLNLTQGRDADLFDRSIDLLVSRLRQRLLDDAREPAYIKTVRSEGYVFSLAVEILGDSA; encoded by the coding sequence ATGGATCACGTCGATCACATTCTGATTGTCGATGACGATCGGGAGATCCGCGAACTGGTGGGCAACTACCTGAAAAAGAACGGCCTGCGCACCACCGTGGTGGCTGACGGCCGGCAGATGCGCAGCTTCCTGGACGCCACGCCCGTGGACCTGATCGTGCTGGACATCATGATGCCCGGCGACGACGGCTTGCAGCTGTGCCGCGAACTGCGGGTGGGCAAGCACAAGGCCACGCCGATCCTGATGCTCACCGCGCGCAACGACGAAACCGACCGCATCATCGGCCTCGAAATGGGCGCCGACGACTACCTGGTCAAGCCCTTCGCCGCCCGTGAACTGCTGGCCCGCATCAACGCCGTGCTGCGGCGCACCCGGATGCTGCCGCCGAACCTGGTGGTGACGGAAAGCGGCCGGCTGATCCGCTTTGGCCGCTGGCGCCTGGACACCACCGCCCGCCATCTGCTGGACGAAGACGACACCCTGGTGGCCTTGAGCGGCGCCGAATACCGCCTGCTGCGGGTGTTTCTCGACCACCCGCAGCGGGTGCTCAACCGTGACCAGTTGCTGAACCTGACCCAGGGCCGGGACGCGGACCTGTTCGACCGTTCCATCGACCTGCTGGTCAGCCGTTTGCGCCAGCGCCTGCTGGATGACGCCCGCGAGCCGGCCTACATCAAGACCGTGCGCAGCGAAGGCTATGTGTTCTCCCTGGCGGTGGAAATCCTCGGGGACTCGGCATGA
- the urtA gene encoding urea ABC transporter substrate-binding protein — protein sequence MESRLIRSKPLLALSLLAASLFSHGVMADNDGLAVTPTEVTVGQLHSATGTMAISETGSIQAERLAIEQINASGGILGRQIKVIQEDGASDWPTFAEKAKKLLVNDKVAAVFGCWTSASRKAVLPIFEKENGLLYYPTFYEGLEQSKNVIYTGQEATQQILASLDWIAKTKGAKTFYLVGSDYIWPRTSMKIARKHIENVLHGTVVGEDYYPLGNTQFGSLINKVKLKKPDVVFAAVVGGSNVAFYKQLNAAGVNASKQTLLTLSVTEDELLGIGGENMAGFYASMKYFQSLDNPNNKAFVEAFKAKYGKDAVIGDVTQAAYLGPWLWKAAVEKAGSFDVDKVVAASPGIELKNAPEGYVKIHENHHLWSKSRIGEVQPNGQFKVIYESDLIEPNPFPKGYQ from the coding sequence ATGGAATCACGATTGATCCGCTCCAAACCGTTGTTGGCCTTATCACTGCTGGCGGCGAGTCTGTTCAGCCATGGCGTCATGGCCGATAACGATGGCCTGGCGGTGACGCCTACCGAAGTCACCGTCGGCCAGTTGCACTCGGCCACCGGCACCATGGCGATTTCCGAAACCGGTTCGATCCAGGCCGAACGCCTGGCCATCGAGCAGATCAACGCTTCGGGCGGGATTCTCGGGCGGCAGATCAAGGTGATCCAGGAAGACGGCGCGTCCGACTGGCCGACCTTCGCCGAAAAGGCCAAGAAACTGCTGGTCAACGACAAGGTGGCCGCCGTGTTCGGCTGCTGGACTTCAGCGTCGCGCAAAGCCGTGTTGCCGATCTTCGAGAAAGAAAACGGCCTGCTCTACTACCCGACCTTCTACGAAGGCCTGGAACAGTCGAAAAACGTGATCTACACCGGCCAGGAAGCCACCCAGCAGATCCTCGCCAGCCTCGACTGGATCGCCAAGACCAAGGGCGCCAAAACCTTCTACCTGGTGGGCTCGGACTACATCTGGCCGCGCACCTCGATGAAGATCGCGCGCAAGCACATTGAAAACGTCCTGCACGGTACCGTGGTCGGCGAAGACTACTACCCGCTGGGCAACACCCAGTTCGGTTCGCTGATCAACAAGGTCAAGCTGAAAAAGCCTGACGTGGTGTTCGCCGCCGTGGTGGGCGGCTCCAACGTGGCCTTCTACAAACAACTCAACGCGGCGGGAGTGAACGCGTCCAAGCAAACCCTGTTGACCCTGTCGGTGACCGAAGACGAACTGCTGGGCATCGGCGGCGAAAACATGGCCGGCTTCTATGCCTCGATGAAGTACTTCCAGAGCCTCGACAACCCGAACAACAAAGCCTTCGTGGAAGCGTTCAAGGCCAAGTACGGCAAGGACGCAGTCATCGGCGACGTGACCCAGGCGGCCTACCTCGGCCCATGGTTGTGGAAAGCGGCGGTGGAAAAGGCCGGCAGCTTCGACGTGGATAAAGTCGTCGCCGCGTCCCCAGGCATCGAGCTGAAAAACGCGCCGGAAGGCTACGTGAAGATCCACGAAAACCATCACCTGTGGAGCAAGTCGCGCATCGGCGAAGTGCAGCCAAACGGCCAGTTCAAGGTGATCTACGAGTCGGATCTGATCGAGCCGAATCCGTTCCCGAAAGGCTACCAATAA